The sequence below is a genomic window from Brettanomyces bruxellensis chromosome 9, complete sequence.
CATTCTTGCAGACGTGGAAAGAGTTGTATTCGCAGCTTTCGAAGAAACTTTTGCTTCATCAACTGAACCATCCTCCGACATCGcttccaaaatatttccattATTTACAGTACTTTCAATGTTCGTTGTACTCATATCATTGATTGTATCTTCAAGATCTTTAATTCTTGTCTCTCTTTGAGCAAGGTCATCCTTGAAACTCTCAAATTTCGCCTTATATGAAgtctcatcttcatcaattttGCGGAGAGTTTCATCATAAGCTTTCTGCATCGATTCGATACGCTTACCCTTTCATCATTAGACTCCTGGAGAATAGTTAAaagcttttctttcttggccAACTCTTCCTTATATAAACGATCTTGCTGTGCGTTCTGATCAGAGAGCTCTTTGATTTTAAGAGTGTGTTCATCATATTTAGACTGCAAAGCCTGTAAAGCAGTTTCTAACTGCGTTTTTCCAGCAGTAGCTACGGTGCAATTTTGTTCAGCGTTATCAACTCTAGTTCGTAATCCGGTTATTTCAGCTCTCGTAGTTGTTCTCACTGATTGCAATTCATGCGACCTTTTATCTAATTCATCCTCATACCATTTAACGGACTGTTGAGAAAGATCCAATTCCCTTTGAAGCTTAGCTCTATCAAACTTCTCTTGCGTGAGCCGTGACTCATGATGATCGTTTGCATTTTCCATGACGTTGATTTTCGTCCtaagcttcttttccaccTGAACTTGCGTTTCAAGCTCCTTGGTCAATTCTGAAATTCGTTCTTGCTTGTCCAATAACATCTGATTTGTTCCCTGCTTGAATTCAGAATAATGTTGTATTTGTTCCTTCAAGTTTGCAATCGTCTCCTTAAAACCCCGAGCTTTATTCTGCTCCACAGTGAggttttttctttcagaaTCCCTTTCATCCTTAGTCGTTAAAAACTTTTGCTGTAAGAGTCGAATTTTGTCTTCACTTTCGTGTATTTTTGCAGTCAATGATTCAACCTTTGAACGTGCCGAATGGGCTAACTGCTCTAATTTCACTTCATAAATTTGGTTTGACGATTTCagattttgaaattcatTGAACCTGGCAGACATGTTTCGAACAATAGAAGGGGGTAAGGATTGAAATCTCCATTATCTAGCCTATAGAAAGGTGCCATAGCCGGAAGATCATCAGATTGTTCATCTGTGGGAATGCCGACTGAGGTAGCTTTAGAAATACCCGACGAAACAATTTTATTCGCTGTTCCAACATCTAAAGTTGTATTAGAATTCTGTGGACTGACCAATGTATTCTCAGGATCATTAAAGGCATTTTTGTCACCCTTCTGATTAGAAATATCTTCAATTGATATGTTGTCATTATTGGTTGGAACAACGTCCTTGTGAATATCATCTGTCTTGCTATCACATTTTTCACTACtactcttcttctcttcttcaacgGCTGCAACATCCAAATTTTGAGGACTTTCAGATTCTTCGCTAGTGTTATCAATTAGTCCACTTTCCTTCTTACTATCAGTAGAAGAATCAGACAAACcatcaaattcttcttgCTCGCTTggatttgttgaaattacAGCCTCTGAAGTAGTCTTTTCAATTCCCATCGACTCAGATTGATCATTGACAGGTAAGTTTAATGAGGTCGAGGAATTATTTCCCGAAACTTCCAAATTCTCGACATTACTGTTACCTTTTGCTTCAGGGCCATCATTCTCAGAAGTCTTGAGCTCCTTGGATGACTGCACGGATGAATCTTCACTCAAAGAACCCTCCATTCTAAATGTATTGACGAAACTTAATAATATATAcccaagaaaaagagaagaaaatctTTGGAAACAACCGGACTAACCAATCGTAAGAGCAAGGTTAGATaagtttatttatttacgCCAAATAATGTTTCcagcttctttttctcacttCTCGGTGTTTCcctgctcttttttttttttttttattcctaCCTACACTTCACTGCCAGGAGGCGGGATTTTTCAAGTTTATTACAGAGACAACACATTTGAACAATTTCAAAGCATGTAGAAAATAAGCGCATATACATTACGACgatataataatatatgaTAACTGGTGCTTCAATTTGTTTGCAATCTTATGTGTTTAATTTATGTAGGAAGTTAATAATTCTGATGAATGCTTTTAGTTTTGGGAACACCCGTACACTAAAATATTACTTATGGTTCATTTATAATTGACGACGCGTGCTCTCTGCCTTCCAAGAGCAAGATGTACAAGCCAATTGCATATTAATTCAAACATATAGATTGTTCAACAACttttaaaatgaaaaatgaaagtaaGCTATTCTTGGGAAATCTGCTTTAACATATTTTTAATGGCACTAACAACGTTCACATTACTTTAAATTAGTTGATAGGTTGTCGGACCTTGAGGATGAAGTCTTGGCCCAGCTTGGGACAATAAGAGCcctaaaagaaaaaaaacaacaagaaCAAACAAATTTGGTAAATtcagatgaagaggaagatccAAGACAAATTAACGACAATGATCAGCAGACGAAATACtttgcaaaaagaacatcCAAAATCTCAAAGAACGAAAAATCattaagaagaagattagatgatgaaaagggCAGGAAAGGTTCAACCTTCCTATCATTAGCAATGAGTctgaggaagaaaaaatctgaaattgatgatgagtTATTTGATCAGAAGAAGGTAGAACAAGATCTTTTGTCAAAAAGGTTTTACTCGTTTGAGCTTGGTAGTGATTTTCATCCATTACAACAGAATGTAAACGAAAAAGATAGCTATAGTGGAAAAATACTATCAATTCGATACATTTCCAATCAActattgaaaaattgccTCAAGGACTGTAAGATAATGAGAATAGAAAATGCCTTTGCGGACATAGTCTCTCCAGATTATAATCCCCCCCTATGCTCTAACTTTgtcatttttggaataatCGCAAATAAGACAAATGAAGTGACAAAGAGTGTGGGAAGAAAGGCAAAGTACATGAAGGTGACACTCACAAATTTTAGACAGCAGCTTACGCTATCTCTATTTGACAAAGCACTAAAAAGATACTGGAAGCTAAGAGTTGGAGATGTGATTGGGATTCTCAATCCTCAAATTTGGCCATACAAAGCGAAGGGTTTTGGCAACGGGTTTAccatatttttgaaagataATGCACAATCAATTATTGAAGTTGGCCACAGTAAGGACTTTGGCTTTTGTAAAGCCGTTAAGAAAGACGGATCAAAATGTAAGGTTCCCATTGACATTTCAAAAAGTGTTTACTGCGAATATCATGCCGAGCTTCATTTTAAAAGAGCAGCGTCACAAAGAGTGGAGCTAGGAAGCAATGTTCAAATGTTTAGCCCAAGAAACAGTCACGGTGAAAAGCAAGTTATGCTGATGAACTCGGATTCAAAGAAAGTCGGAAAATGGGATAATCGTGATCAAGTTTTAATTGATTATTCTGcaccaaagaaaaaggaaaaaaatccCGGGTTTTCGACTCCAGAGGCATTCaaagcatttttcaatgagCACTACACTAATAAGTCTTCTGAAACAAAGGCTGAAAGAGATAAAGCTCAAAGAGATTCTTTTAGAAGAGAGAAGAATTTAAGAAGAAAGCTGGCAAAAGTTAGCGGTGGTGAGAATCTTCGGAATTTAAGAATTGAGAGTAAaggggaaagaaaaaagagaattcAGGTGACTAGAGCAGCATTTTCTCCGTCTACCATGAATCAAATAGGATTTGATCCTACAAGACGAATCTACGAATTTGGTAAAGCATCCAGTGATAATATCAGTGGCGGACGAACAAAGAGGATACTAGAAACtcttaaaaaagaaaatagttCAACAAGAAAACATTTGAAGCCATCCAAGGAATACTTagaagcaagaaagaggaaatggAGTGCGAATATGAAGGAACTTTATATaccgaaaagaaaaaccaagaagaaagaaagcacaAAGTTTGTCAACTTGATTGCTGAAACAGATAGTGATAGTGACTCTGAGAATGACGACTTTATCTTTGAACTGCAGAAACTTGATAATGATGCCGGAAGAAAGTTTTTAGctcagaaaaagaagcgaTCAGAGATAAGAAATAGTTTATGACCGGTCGGTTCGCTATTTGTTGTATTATCTTTGCGAAGCAAAAAGGGAAACatagaaaaaatacaattgtATTATTAGGCTATTATAAAAGTATGTAACGTAATAAAACCTGCTTGCTCTTTATGATGatatatcatcatccttaaAGGGGGAAACATTAGATGGCTTCTTGCCACAATCTTTGGATATGTCAGACTCATTGCAGAATTGCTTAATTATCTTTCTTAAAAGATTTCTTCTAACAGGCTTCGAAAGAAAGCCAGACATTCCTACCTCAATACACTCATCCTCATTCGACTTATCTGCAAAAGCGGTCAAAGCAACAATCGGATATGTATATCCGAGCTGATGACGAATTATCCGAGTTGCACTTATTCCATCAAGCTTAGGCATCTGTACATCCATCAAAATAAGATCAAACTTTTTACCAGCCTTTTGTGACTGCTTGACAAGATCAATAGCCTCAAATCCATCGCAGGCCAGCGTCACATCGGTATAACCTTCGagtttcatcattcttttgaCCACTTCCTGATTGACAAGATTATCTTCCGCCACCAGAAAACGTAGATGCGCTTTAACTGGATCATAGCTTTCACTTAGACTAGAATGcgaagatgaagcagaaTGCGATGAAACAGTAGAGACAATAGAGCCAGATGCTCCCTATCTGCAGAAATCTTCGACTTTGCTGTTCCCGTGGAAGCTCTGGTAATCAATTCAGGCTTGACAAACGGATTACTGAGCGGATCAAAAAGTAAGTTCTGTCGCCCATTTTTTCCCGAATTATCCGATAACCCAGACTTTTTGACTCCCAGAGAACCTGAACTTTTATCACTACCATCCGTGAACTTAACTCGTTTGGATGGAGGATGCTTTGGGTTGAACACGTCATCGTAAAATTCTGTCTCCTGCTCTTTGGAATAATCAGCTCGCCAACTTGAGGTAATGGAACTGTGAATGTAAAGGTCGAACCCTGTCCCACGACAGAGTTGAGTATTAATGTTCCATGCATAAGCTTGGCAAACTGCTTGCAGATCGAAAGGCCTAAACCAGTACCACCATGTGAACGGGAAAGTGTCTGATCACCCTGCACAAATGCTTcaaatatcttttcttGCAGAGATTTTTCAATACCCGTTCCAGTATCACTAACAGAAAAGCGCACAAcccaatattttttaacaTCTTTAAACTCATGACATTCATGAAGGCGATGATTGTCACTATCGCTGGTATCTTCAATATTTAGGAAGTCGCCATCCTCCTCATCAAAGTAGCTTTTGGACACACTATAATTATAAGCATCTGCTAGTTGATTGTGATATTCCTCGGAACTTAGGGTATTTAAAGTCCATTCACTCTTTGAAGATTTCATAGAATCACCAGAATCAGATAACCTCCGACGAAGAGATTCAGGATGGAAGGGTGGATTTATTTCAGGTGCGTCGTGTACACCTTTAATGTAGACCTTGCCATAGTTTTCCTCCTTGGatcttttttcatcataatACCGAGTACTTTGATGACAACCTTTACAGTGCCATTCTTAGGTGTAAATTTCAGCGAATTACTAACCAAATTCATTACAATCTGAATAATCCTGTTCGAATCACCCAACATGATCATCTTTCTCGAAAGATCAGGCTTCAGTTGAACAATAAGATTACATCCTGATCAGTTGCTGTCTTACCAAAAATGGATTCAATCTGAGAAGCAACTTCTAAAAGCACAAAATTCCTTCGTTGTAATTTGGTCTTATCCAattgattttttgaaaacgTTAAAAGCTGGGTCAAGATATGCAACAAAAGTTCTCCACTTCTAAATATTAAGTCCAATGAAGAAcgtatctttttttatctttttcagcCATAGCAACAGAAGTCATACCCAAAATTCCATTCAACGGCGTGCGCAGCTCATGCGAAATGTTAGCAATAAAGACAGTCTTGGCTTCATTAGCAGCTTCGGCCTGCTGCCTAGCCGCATCAGCCTGGATTTTAGCGATTTCTAACTCCTTAGTTCTAGCACGCACTCTATCTTCTAAATGAGAATATTGCTTGTCAAGTTTTCTGTCATAGTGTTGAATGCTTCAGTTAACTCAGTTAACTCATCGTAAAATATCCCATGTATGGGAACAATTGCAGGCAATGGTGTAGATGTTGCATTATTCTCTGCATCAGTGGATGCTTCAGTAACAGAATAAGATTCGAGATAACCCTCACTATCATGCCTAGATCGTCCTTGAATAGATGATCTTAGTGAGCCTGAAGTATTGCCAGGCACTGATGATGGTGCCAAAATCGCTTTTTTTCGGACGGCAGTTTGGCTAGCTTCAGACTCATGTGCATCTTGTGAAGTTGAAGTCACAATAATATTGCAGGGAGAAGGTGATAAATGTGATCCCTGGAAGACAGGGGGCCATGAATGTTCCCtttgaagctttttttcttttctagaACGTGATTTAAAATGCAAAGATGCTCGCTTGGAATGTAGACTGTGGTGGTGATGGCGATAATGCCTATTAGAACGCAACCCTCGCCTCTCAGTAATAGTTTCAGCAGCCTTTTGAAGTCGCCTTATAGGTCTCACACCATAATAGGCCAAAATAAATGTTATAAAAAGCATAAGAGCCGAAATACCTATGCACACACCAACCATCATTTTGGTTAGCTTCATTATTGGTTCCATAAATTTCGAATCTAGTTGCTCTAAAGTCACTCCCCATTTACCATAAGTAAAGTCTATTAAGGCGTAACCAACAGAAACTCCTTGTCCAATAGGATTCTTTACATTTAAAGTGTAGCCTATGGATTTATCCTCTCCAAACATATCCTCCACTGGCTCATACGAATCGAGGTCATAAACCGTATCTATACTAACCAAATCATTCGGTTGAAACACATAACTAAAACCACTAACATCGGAAGAATTATTTATGGGAAAATCGGGCTTCACGAATTCAACACTCTGCCCATCAGAGGAAGATGTATTATCACTAGCAAAATTTAAAACTGTGATATTCATTATTAATGTCATATAACCTGCAAGTGAGCGCTCCTGAATTAAAAAGGTTGAATTTGTATTGATGGCAAGTGAAAATGATGCAAAATATGAACTTCCCGACTGAACTGGACCCCAGATAAACCCGCCCTCTTTAAGTAAAATGTCAGGAGGGTTTTGAGGAATTTCACTAAGGATGTATAGAGACTCGATTTCAGAATTATTAAGCCCAGTATTCGGACCCGTAACAGTAGCAACAGAATCGAAACTAGTATCATAAAGTCGCACGCCATTAAACATTGTTGTAGTTTCTAAAAACTGATCTATTGTGGTCTCAGCAGTGTCGATCAAAGATGACGAAGCATTACCCGCTTTTCTGTATACCAAAGCTGATTGAATACTTTCCTTGGAACTGAGAAGAAGTGCCTGAtagtaataataattaaacCCTTGTTCCATCTGTGCAGCCTTAAGTTGAGCTGCAACCTCGAGATTCGAGGCTCTAGTACGTTTTAATACTGTACTGAAGTAGACACCCGTCGCTATAGCCAAAGTAAGAAGCGAGAATAACGAGACGAATAGCACTAAGGCTATCAGCTGTGTACGAATAGATATATGCAATCTATGCTTTGGTGTCAGTGAACTCCTAAACTTTTGAATAAGGCCGACATTGTTGATTTCATTGGGCTCCTCTTTATTAGATAAGACATTTTCCTGATTGTGAACTTGGTCACCTGAAGAgctattctttttttcttcgagAACATACATGCTCTggagaaattgaaagaaagactATTGTATGAGGagaaaataacaacaacagGACAACAAGATATTTTATGTCGTATATCAATGGTTATCTCTTCACTATATTTAGACACCTTCAAGACAAAATCTTCCTATAATTGAGATTAGAGTCTATTTTGACTGTgcatttaatttttttaagcCTCATATCTGCCGGATatagacgcgtcgataaattaaaataatgCGTCTATGAGAATACCACTTTTCCGTCCATGGACTCCGATACTCGGagtaaaaatatttcttccGAGATTCCTTAATGACCATACGCGGCAGTGCCAACCGGTGTGTACGGTAATTGTTCGCTCGAGACAGTATGCGGGGCTGACAAAATTTAGTCACACAGAGAGAGTACTAAATtgcaaattgaaaaaaattcacaGTCATGGCGGATCCCAAAATTGCAAATTCTGAACTACATATATATGAACAGAGATCCCGTTAGCcaattctgctttttgtgCTCAAATAGTCATCTTGTCAACATTCCTCCCTCctccttatttttcattctctttttgtgTTTCCGTACTAGTGTTTGAAGCTTATTCATTCGAAGTTAGGTCATGCTTTCCTCAATCCAGCGCATAGCCATAAAGTCTAGGCATGTCAGGCCTATGACTTATCAAGCGATAAAGACTGTCATTCCAGGTGGACAACTTAATAAGTCGCGCTGCTTTTCTACTAGCAGATTTAATCTCgataaaattaaagttAAGAGTCCTGTTGTGGAATTAGATGGAGATGAGATGACCAGAATAATTTGGAGTATAAttaagaagaagttgattcTTCCGTACCTGGATATCGACTTAAAGTACTATGACTTAAGCATCAAGTCACGTGATGCTACTAAGGATCAGATAACCACGGACGCAGCAAAGGCCATTAAAAAATACGGTGTTGGAATAAAATGTGCAACGATAACACCAGACGAAGCTCGTGTGAAAGAGTTTGGCCTTCAAAAAATGTGGAAATCGCCCAATGGAACAAtcagaaatattttggGTGGAACTGTTTTCAGGGAGCCAATTGTGATAGGCTCTGGACCGGATAAAGCACCGGGTGATATTGAGATCCCAAGATTAGTTCCTGGCTGGACCAAACCTATAGTTATAGGTAGACATGCCCATGGTGACCAGTACAAGGCCACAGACTTTATCGTTCCGGGAGCTGGAAAAGTGGAAATTAAGTACACTCCAAAGGACGGAGGTGACGAAAAAACGTACGAGGTTTATAATTACGAGGGACCCGGGGTTGCTATGGCAATGTACAATACGGATGAATCTATTCGGGGATTTGCACACGCTTGCTTTAAGATGGCTTTGCAGAGAAATATTCCTATGATTCTATCCACAAAGAATACAATTCTAAAGAAGTATGATGGACGCTTTAAGGATATTTTCCAGGAGATCTTTGATAAGGAGTACAAGACCGAGTTTGAGGCAAAGGGATTAACTTATCAGCATCGGCTAATAGATGATACAGTTGCACAGATGATGAAGTCACAGGGTGGCTTTTTGATGGCTTTAAAGAACTATGATGGTGATGTTCAGTCTGATATTGTGGCGCAGGGATTCGGCTCACTTGGACTGATGTCATCCGTTCTTATGACCCCTGATGGCAAGGCTTTTGAATCAGAGGCAGCTCATGGAACAGTTACCAGACATTATAGACGTTATCAGAAGGGTGAAGAGACTTCAACAAACTCTATTGCATCTATCTTTGCATGGACTCGGGGATTGGCTCAGAGGGGTCTGCTGGACGGAAGCTCTAATGTTGTTGATTTTGCAAATACGTTGGAGAAGTGTACTCTTGACACAGTTTCCAAAGATCACATAATGACAAAGGACCTTGCACTTCTTGTTCATCAAAAGAATTATGCTACCACAGAAGGATTTTTGGATGCTGTTGCTTCGAACCTAGCA
It includes:
- a CDS encoding uncharacterized protein (BUSCO:EOG092618UZ); its protein translation is MKNEIDRLSDLEDEVLAQLGTIRALKEKKQQEQTNLVNSDEEEDPRQINDNDQQTKYFAKRTSKISKNEKSLRRRLDDEKGRKGSTFLSLAMSLRKKKSEIDDELFDQKKVEQDLLSKRFYSFELGSDFHPLQQNVNEKDSYSGKILSIRYISNQLLKNCLKDCKIMRIENAFADIVSPDYNPPLCSNFVIFGIIANKTNEVTKSVGRKAKYMKVTLTNFRQQLTLSLFDKALKRYWKLRVGDVIGILNPQIWPYKAKGFGNGFTIFLKDNAQSIIEVGHSKDFGFCKAVKKDGSKCKVPIDISKSVYCEYHAELHFKRAASQRVELGSNVQMFSPRNSHGEKQVMLMNSDSKKVGKWDNRDQVLIDYSAPKKKEKNPGFSTPEAFKAFFNEHYTNKSSETKAERDKAQRDSFRREKNLRRKLAKVSGGENLRNLRIESKGERKKRIQVTRAAFSPSTMNQIGFDPTRRIYEFGKASSDNISGGRTKRILETLKKENSSTRKHLKPSKEYLEARKRKWSANMKELYIPKRKTKKKESTKFVNLIAETDSDSDSENDDFIFELQKLDNDAGRKFLAQKKKRSEIRNSL
- the IDP1_1 gene encoding Isocitrate dehydrogenase [NADP], mitochondrial precursor (Oxalosuccinate decarboxylase) — encoded protein: MLSSIQRIAIKSRHVRPMTYQAIKTVIPGGQLNKSRCFSTSRFNLDKIKVKSPVVELDGDEMTRIIWSIIKKKLILPYLDIDLKYYDLSIKSRDATKDQITTDAAKAIKKYGVGIKCATITPDEARVKEFGLQKMWKSPNGTIRNILGGTVFREPIVIGSGPDKAPGDIEIPRLVPGWTKPIVIGRHAHGDQYKATDFIVPGAGKVEIKYTPKDGGDEKTYEVYNYEGPGVAMAMYNTDESIRGFAHACFKMALQRNIPMILSTKNTILKKYDGRFKDIFQEIFDKEYKTEFEAKGLTYQHRLIDDTVAQMMKSQGGFLMALKNYDGDVQSDIVAQGFGSLGLMSSVLMTPDGKAFESEAAHGTVTRHYRRYQKGEETSTNSIASIFAWTRGLAQRGLLDGSSNVVDFANTLEKCTLDTVSKDHIMTKDLALLVHQKNYATTEGFLDAVASNLARKVKV